ACTTAAACCATCAGGCTAACTTTTCTCCACGGGAACAGAACAAAATGACATAAGCACTAATATCTGAAGTAAGCTAAATTTCCCACAACTTAAAGACaggctttttaaaaattaaaaaaaatatatcatcatTCCAATGAATTTACTTGATGCAGCACTTTTGTTTACATCATATACATAAGGGGGCATTATTTGCCTTATATGCAAGAGAGTTTTTTacagtgaaaaataaaataaaataaaaattatacaacAAGTGGATAATATATACCTCACTTAGACATGCTGCAACCTATTGGAGCCCGTTGTACGGGGTAGAAGATGTGACCTTCGCAGATATGGTGATGTATTGAAGATAAATAGCAAATTGGCAACACAAATGAACAAATGCATAACATCTATCCGGGTTATGGATCATAGCATTCTGGCTTTTCTGGATGAATTGCAGATAAATATGAATTATTGGAACAAAAAGTTATGTATATTCAAGTATAGCACCTGTATGGTTGAACCCGCATGAAATTTGTAATGCTTTCACTTCTTCTCCAAAACAAACTCTAGCAGGATTTATGTAGTCCACATCACTTCCTTGGCCCTGAGTTGAAAGCATAAACTTTATTTTTTGTCATGCATATAAAGAATTGTACAATTGGACAAATAAAACAAATTATGAAAGTGGCGCTGGCTAATTGTATTCAAACTCATATTCCTCTTAAGATTGTGTGATGTCTTGTAATTATTATGAAGAAAGCTAAGTGAAAATCAGTATATGCGTTTATTGTGTAATTCCATAATACaaagtgaatcatcactgcttgTGCAAATTTTGTTACTTCAAACAAGTTATTCTTTCCCTCTTGTCCTAATATGGTATTCTGATGCATGCCTTCTccttgataaataaaaatagaagcagAATTTACCAATTGTCCAGCAGAAGAATGTCCTACTTCAGAGAAAGTCCCATATGAACCTCCCCAACCCCATGTGAAGAGTCTTCCTTCTGCAGGTCAATgaaaaattcaataataaaaaatatacatagtcTGCAATACCAATGTAGTAAAACATTAGGTAAGTCTTACAAGTGAGAGGACTATAAACTAAATCAACAAATCAAAAATTGATCCCCCAATACTACAACTGAAAAGTGGTATGATTATGCATCACATCATATCTCTATATCAAGCCTGCAGCTCTATGCAGAAAACTATACAGGATATGTCTGTTTACATGTCAGGAAAGAACTTCTTAACCTTTAAAACCAAAATGAATGTGCCACAAAACATGCtggaaacaagaaaaatgattttCTCCAGGATGCATAAAACTGACAATTAACTATTGATTCCACAAAAAATTGAATGGCAAACTGCCGATTTGACAAGGGTAACAGCAGTATGACTGCCTATACGTGGACTGGAAGTAAACTCCCGGATATTAGTACTATATCTTCTTTCATATAGTGAAGCACTGGATTGATGCCAAAACAGTTCTTTTCATTGTATGACAATACCCACCCTAAAATTCATTGTCATGCCATGACTATGGCCCCTTGTCTTCCTTTTAAATcattcataattattttttacttgCATGATAATAACCATTCTATTCATTTGCCTCAACCCTCTATGAACACAATTTCTTCTAAATAGAGGCTAACCAGACTATTAACTACGACTGATAAGCTTGTTCTTACTATAGTCCCCTTCTATTTTGGGTCAACATGTTTTGGAAAATTACTAATCATACCTGCCTCGGGCAGTTCATGGAATTTTGGATGAGCAGCTCCTTTGGGATAAGATTAGGACCTATCTTTAACCTCTTGACCTTTTTAAAAGGTATCCTTTACAGAAGtgaaatgttacaggatttgttGCATTGCTTCAATACTTCTTCCTAGTCACTTCTAACGAGGACCTCCTATCCTCCTAGTCCTTTGTAAATATCTTATCTATGTTATTGAAATTcatattttactaaaaaattgTCCTGCTTACCCAAATTTGACAAGTAATTTGGTAATTCTTCTCATCCAAcccccaaaaaaaaatttttaataaataaataaataaaaccacCTAAAAGGAAAAAAGGTGTTCAAGGAAAGGATCTACCAGAAATTGCCGCTGTGTGCTTCCAACCACAAGAAACCTGACTAACAGAAGACCTCAGGAATGGCCCTTGAACCTTTTCTGGTACATGAATGGCATCAGGGGAactagtaaaaaataatttaaacaatcaAAAGTTTGGCATGCAGGCACACAAAGAAgacaaataataatgataatgtagaaaattaaaaaaatagtagtaAGCATAGAAGTATACCCAATACCGAGGCAGCCATTCTCATTCGAACCCCAAGTATAAAGCTCTCCAGAGTCTGTAGGAAAGCACAAAATAGGATGAATCAATAATCCATGGATTACATATAAGCATATGGTGAAGTTCAGAAACTGATGAATTACTTGTTAGGACACAGGTATGATAGCCACTACAAGCAACTTGCTGTGAGTATGGAAGTTCATTAATTAAGGATGGTTTTGTTGCATTGCTCATCTCCTTCAAGCGCTGAGTATTTTGATTGAAGAAATAGTAGTCATTACGAATAATAAAATGATGGGAGACAAAAAAGGTATAATTGGTAGTTGTTACTGATTGAACTCACCAATTTATCAATTCCTCTTTCTCCAAATATATAAACAAAACCATTTTCTGAAACATTTCCATGAAGGAAGAGCAAAAAAGCAGTGGTTAACTCCCAGCATGGAGAAAAACCAAGGAAGGGaatcagaaaataaaaaaggcgtcaaaaaaatatatttaattaccaTCAATGCAAGCTGAATTTAGCAACCCAGCAGCTATATATTTAACCTAAATAGATACCAAGAATAATGAAATATTTAGTTTGACTCCAGTAGATATCTCTTGAATTAGATACACGGCATAGAATTCAACAAATTACCTTGATTCCCTCAAGATCCTTTATAAGCCTTGGAGTATACTCACTGCATGATTTGAAGAGTACATAAATAGACATCcacataaattaaatattaacccAAGGTATGGTTGCAAGGAGTCCTATATAAAGCAGCTGAGAGCATATAGAGGTTCTCTTGAGTATATTACTATTACATATAGATATGTTAATATATAGACGCCAAGCTTGCTTGGTTAATTTTATTGAGGACCAGAATTTATAcaaaaatttctaagtgtggaatgtacaattaagattaaaatgaggTAATGTCTATGTACAAGATTCAAAAGTGTCTAAAGCTAATAACattccttttttttaaaaaaaattgatcttatttttttatgtttcagTTGAAAAGTCAAGGGTAAGTAGAAGTAAATTGGATATGGACTCGACAAGTACATTTAATTGCAAAGTAAAGGTCAATGATAGCTGAAGATAAACAAGAACCAAGAAATATGTAGTAAAATACAGGTGTCAAATGTGATCCATGCAAAACCATAACTGAAAATCCAAACAGGTCAATGCCCGGGAATAAAATTTCAGTTGCAAATAAATATACAACAAACTTCAACAGTGAGCTTTAGGTCATTTAGGCGACAAATTGATTAGTATTTGAACACTGCAAAAAGCCAGAAACTATCCCCTCTTCATAGATAACcaatatcatcatcatctagACATTTTATGGTTGCTAGATTTGTCATGAAACTGAGACTGAAAAGGAATATCAATTACTGCTGGTAAATTTTgtaaaagaaaaggaataaaacctGTAACTTTTAAATAATCCCAGAATGCCCGACTCGTGACCATGACCAAGTCTACCTGAACCTCCCATCCCCCAACTAAAGGCCTCTCCTCCATCTGCATGGATAAAAACAACATTGAGAggacattaaaaaaatttaggacacCATAGTCATGCTTACAATCAAGGACTCAATAGAAACAGCCGATGTACCCTTTAAGGTGAAACTCAAAAGTTCTAATAATGCTATACTTCcagttgaaaaaaaattaggtaaTATCATGGCTCTAACTAGCATGATATCAATGAAGATCGAATTAGAATATACTCCTAatgtaataatataatataatataatataatataatataatatgttGGATCTTGTCTATTGCATACCACTAACCGCCATTGAGTGCTCTGATCCCAGCGCTGTCATTTTAATGCTGATTCCATCCAAA
This region of Arachis hypogaea cultivar Tifrunner chromosome 8, arahy.Tifrunner.gnm2.J5K5, whole genome shotgun sequence genomic DNA includes:
- the LOC112707985 gene encoding ultraviolet-B receptor UVR8, translating into MWRRSYSLTKHRSGLGFLRRSFSSERSGKRFAALWGNGDFGRLGLGTLDSQWTPAVCNAFQHKTLKSIACGGAHTLFLTDDGFVYATGLNDFGQVGISEGKQYFVEPVRVLVDEKKIMHIAAGYNHSCAITVDGELYMWGKNTSGQLGLGKKAPNIVPLPTKVEHLDGISIKMTALGSEHSMAVSDGGEAFSWGMGGSGRLGHGHESGILGLFKSYSEYTPRLIKDLEGIKVKYIAAGLLNSACIDENGFVYIFGERGIDKLRLKEMSNATKPSLINELPYSQQVACSGYHTCVLTNSGELYTWGSNENGCLGIGSPDAIHVPEKVQGPFLRSSVSQVSCGWKHTAAISEGRLFTWGWGGSYGTFSEVGHSSAGQLGQGSDVDYINPARVCFGEEVKALQISCGFNHTGAILEYT